A window of Malania oleifera isolate guangnan ecotype guangnan chromosome 5, ASM2987363v1, whole genome shotgun sequence contains these coding sequences:
- the LOC131155876 gene encoding gallate 1-beta-glucosyltransferase 84A24-like, translating to MRSEPLVHVFMVSFPAQGHVNPLLRLGKRLASKGLLVTFSTTETIGKYMREANNITDDGRPIPLGAGHIRFQFFDESLAEDDPRLHNLDHYLTHLELVGRHHLPRMLAQNAQQNRPVSCLINNPFIPWVSDVAHELRIPNALLWVQSCAAFSCYYHYYHGLVPFPSDTEPETDVKLPCMPLLKNDEVPSFLHPSTPYPFMRRVVLGQFKNLSIPFCVLMDTFRDLEDEIIEQVSRFAPVKPVGPLFKSPTAGAVRGDLMKADDCVGWLDSKPKLSVVYLSFGSAVYLKQEQIDEIAFGLLDSGVSFLWVMKPPNKVFGHEAHVFPEGFLEMAGEKGKVVQWSPQEQVLVHPSVACFLTHCGWNSSMEALASGVQVVAFPQWGDQVTDAKFLVDVFGVGVRMCRGEAEKKLITREEVKKCLVEATAGPKAAEMKENAMKWKEAAEGAVAEGGSSYRNLEEFVEEVKRMSVEVIHGEVNREWHHKWRSGQESR from the coding sequence ATGCGCTCTGAACCTCTCGTCCACGTCTTCATGGTCTCCTTCCCGGCTCAAGGCCACGTCAACCCCCTTCTCCGGCTAGGCAAGCGCCTCGCCTCAAAAGGCCTCCTGGTCACCTTCTCCACCACCGAAACCATCGGAAAATACATGCGCGAAGCCAACAACATCACCGACGACGGCCGGCCCATCCCCCTCGGGGCCGGCCACATCAGGTTCCAATTTTTCGACGAAAGCTTGGCCGAAGACGACCCCCGCCTCCATAACCTCGATCACTACTTGACCCACCTCGAGCTCGTCGGCCGCCACCACCTCCCGCGCATGCTCGCTCAAAACGCCCAGCAGAACCGTCCCGTCTCCTGCCTCATCAACAACCCATTCATCCCGTGGGTCTCAGACGTAGCCCACGAGCTCCGCATCCCTAACGCCTTGCTCTGGGTTCAATCCTGCGCTGCGTTCTCGTGTTACTATCATTACTACCATGGCCTTGTCCCTTTCCCTTCCGATACCGAACCCGAAACCGACGTCAAACTGCCCTGCATGCCTCTTCTTAAGAACGATGAAGTCCCAAGCTTCCTCCACCCTTCCACTCCCTACCCTTTTATGAGAAGAGTCGTCTTGGGTCAGTTCAAAAACCTCTCGATACCATTTTGCGTGCTCATGGACACCTTTCGAGATCTCGAAGACGAGATCATCGAACAGGTGTCCCGGTTCGCACCGGTCAAGCCCGTCGGACCGCTCTTCAAAAGCCCTACTGCGGGTGCCGTCCGCGGAGACCTCATGAAAGCGGATGACTGCGTCGGGTGGCTCGACTCGAAGCCCAAATTGTCGGTCGTGTACCTATCATTTGGTAGCGCTGTGTATTTGAAACAAGAACAAATAGACGAGATCGCTTTCGGGCTTTTGGACTCCGGAGTTTCATTTTTGTGGGTGATGAAACCTCCAAACAAGGTTTTTGGACATGAAGCGCATGTTTTTCCAGAAGGGTTCTTGGAGATGGCAGGGGAGAAGGGGAAGGTGGTGCAATGGAGTCCTCAAGAGCAAGTGCTGGTTCACCCTTCGGTGGCGTGTTTCCTGACTCACTGCGGGTGGAACTCGTCCATGGAGGCTCTCGCTTCCGGCGTGCAGGTGGTGGCGTTCCCGCAATGGGGCGATCAGGTCACGGATGCAAAGTTTTTAGTGGACGTGTTTGGGGTTGGGGTGAGGATGTGCAGAGGGGAGGCTGAGAAGAAATTGATCACAAGGGAGGAGGTGAAGAAGTGCTTGGTGGAAGCTACGGCGGGTCCGAAGGCGGCGGAGATGAAGGAGAATGCGATGAAGTGGAAGGAGGCGGCGGAGGGAGCGGTGGCAGAGGGTGGCTCGTCCTACCGGAATCTGGAGGAGTTTGTGGAGGAGGTGAAGAGAATGAGTGTTGAAGTTATTCACGGGGAAGTCAACAGAGAATGGCACCACAAATGGAGATCTGGACAAGAAAGTCGATGA